The Metamycoplasma phocicerebrale genome includes a region encoding these proteins:
- the mip gene encoding Ig-specific serine endopeptidase MIP, with amino-acid sequence MKINKKTKLFLSSIAGVVIFASPIFSLISCENKNSNSKISVETLKSKVEDLKKKIHEWQQKDNNAINEKSFVEAQNLIAEIEKNIKNKDLKEEKIKNFDKQIDEYKKNIDKNINNLDNIDHNTGKPKADKNLDYSDKQFEEDIKQIAPLSELEEHFIFSFDLSGNNKKSIYPSQLQRNISSLILKFKKDDLNAKIELNVDNVILEDNANMTGNAKFNIVLRNRATNTTKNLNILLSGLANNPANQDSEGNYPNYKQGNNSNINQNETSKYIAMDQNKRFEYDNSNYMQGLKQYLQLSGINSINDLRPSLNATEEQKKIFNDLAATVNQDSYDNAAYKGFSLVSYKSNGQIDGIEIKDGPEMGKQGSWVDKLGQKDPNKINGLARMILNDHYLRMAMQTFSISFSNFKDFKEDISKLQKTIEYWKDPNNKNEYDKLVAQKIKDLEKNKEEVRAEWDDRIHNNKDVHLIEGLKKQKQEALEEYDKAIADYRSRSPQDEIKLLEAQIKDFKKRAQSKKEMTTESGTMWILDYQIDDSKKSDSNWYPTKWYFGTNSHVAKAITNNLNGFSITKLRSDIKVGQKLRISQMDDNIVNYNFNDTGAIRKVFDGIDYLQTSPSMYLTEKQKNELSDVEEFADFAVLEIDFSKIKDYSALSNDLLVNEFDKNDFNFANKIAKTITNDYANEENKLNHIKFRKKSYLTDYKAIDFPLKGNINDLDLLYILGWPSSKEDYYLEKYIDDDQRNREFQSGGNFSLWTNSQSKYYGIKINDGSYSKEQLDRGDWLSYQLGYRTFTNMPGIIDTFIGVPKLGKDFYYVDGKRYVNMALAYSPRRYAPIGGASGSSVRNQNNELMAVYYGSNKFINAGLAVALRSEGFDYKGLYGRYNLPQYDLIYGGGREQKNSYRQALKNLYESQNIKTNLFNQGLEEEFVPEDFKF; translated from the coding sequence ATGAAAATAAATAAAAAAACAAAATTATTTTTAAGCTCAATAGCAGGTGTAGTAATTTTTGCTTCTCCAATTTTTTCGCTTATCTCTTGTGAAAATAAAAATAGCAATTCAAAAATATCGGTTGAAACACTAAAATCTAAAGTTGAAGATTTAAAGAAAAAAATACATGAATGACAACAAAAAGACAATAATGCTATTAATGAAAAATCATTTGTAGAAGCTCAAAATCTAATTGCCGAAATAGAAAAAAATATTAAAAATAAAGATTTAAAAGAAGAAAAAATTAAAAATTTTGATAAACAAATTGATGAATACAAAAAAAATATTGATAAAAATATTAATAATTTAGACAATATTGATCACAATACTGGTAAACCGAAAGCAGATAAAAATTTAGACTATTCAGATAAACAATTTGAAGAAGATATAAAACAAATAGCGCCTTTATCAGAATTAGAAGAACATTTTATTTTTTCTTTTGATTTATCAGGAAACAATAAAAAATCAATTTATCCTTCTCAATTGCAACGAAACATTTCAAGCTTAATTTTAAAATTCAAAAAAGATGATTTAAATGCAAAAATAGAATTAAATGTTGATAATGTAATTTTAGAAGATAATGCTAATATGACAGGGAATGCGAAATTTAATATTGTATTAAGAAACAGGGCTACCAATACTACTAAAAATTTAAATATTTTATTATCTGGCTTAGCTAATAATCCTGCTAATCAAGATTCCGAAGGGAATTATCCCAACTATAAACAAGGCAATAATTCAAATATTAATCAAAATGAAACAAGTAAATATATTGCGATGGACCAAAATAAACGTTTTGAATATGATAATAGCAACTATATGCAAGGCTTGAAACAATATTTACAACTTTCTGGCATTAATTCAATCAATGATTTAAGACCTTCTTTAAATGCTACAGAAGAACAAAAAAAGATTTTTAATGATTTAGCAGCTACTGTTAATCAAGATTCATATGATAATGCAGCATATAAAGGTTTTAGTTTAGTTTCTTATAAATCAAATGGCCAAATAGATGGTATTGAAATTAAAGATGGACCCGAAATGGGGAAACAGGGTTCTTGAGTTGATAAATTAGGTCAAAAAGACCCTAATAAAATTAATGGTTTAGCTAGAATGATACTAAATGACCATTATTTAAGAATGGCTATGCAAACATTTTCAATTTCTTTTTCTAATTTTAAAGATTTTAAAGAAGATATTAGTAAACTACAAAAAACTATTGAGTACTGAAAAGATCCTAATAATAAAAATGAATATGATAAGCTTGTAGCTCAAAAAATAAAAGATCTTGAAAAAAACAAGGAAGAAGTTAGGGCAGAATGAGATGATAGGATTCATAACAATAAAGATGTTCATTTAATAGAAGGATTAAAAAAACAAAAACAAGAAGCCTTAGAAGAATATGATAAAGCTATTGCAGATTATAGATCTCGCAGTCCTCAAGATGAAATTAAATTGTTAGAAGCTCAAATTAAAGATTTTAAAAAAAGAGCACAATCCAAAAAAGAAATGACAACAGAATCGGGAACAATGTGAATATTAGATTACCAAATAGATGATTCTAAGAAAAGCGATTCAAATTGATATCCAACAAAATGATATTTTGGTACAAATTCACATGTTGCTAAAGCTATTACTAATAATTTAAATGGTTTTTCAATTACTAAATTAAGATCAGATATTAAAGTGGGTCAAAAACTTCGTATATCACAAATGGATGATAATATTGTAAATTATAACTTTAATGATACTGGTGCAATTAGAAAAGTATTTGATGGTATTGATTATTTACAAACAAGCCCCTCTATGTATTTAACTGAAAAACAAAAAAACGAGTTATCTGATGTTGAAGAATTTGCTGATTTTGCTGTTTTGGAAATTGATTTTTCAAAAATTAAAGATTATTCTGCATTATCTAACGACCTTTTAGTAAATGAATTTGATAAAAACGATTTTAACTTTGCTAATAAAATTGCAAAAACAATAACAAATGATTATGCAAATGAAGAAAATAAATTAAATCATATTAAGTTTAGAAAAAAATCTTATTTAACAGATTACAAAGCGATAGATTTTCCTCTTAAAGGAAATATAAATGACTTAGACCTTCTTTATATTTTAGGTTGACCTTCTTCAAAAGAAGATTATTATTTAGAAAAATATATAGATGATGATCAAAGAAATAGAGAATTTCAATCAGGCGGAAACTTTAGTTTGTGAACCAATAGCCAATCTAAATATTATGGTATTAAAATTAACGACGGTTCTTATTCAAAAGAACAACTTGATCGAGGAGACTGACTATCGTATCAATTAGGATATAGAACATTTACTAATATGCCAGGGATAATTGACACATTTATAGGAGTTCCAAAGTTAGGAAAAGACTTTTATTATGTAGATGGCAAAAGATATGTCAATATGGCCTTAGCTTATAGTCCTCGTCGTTATGCACCAATTGGCGGGGCCTCGGGTTCTTCTGTTAGAAATCAAAATAATGAATTGATGGCTGTATATTATGGTTCAAATAAATTTATAAATGCAGGTTTAGCAGTAGCACTAAGATCAGAAGGTTTTGATTATAAAGGTTTATATGGAAGATATAATTTACCACAATATGACTTGATTTATGGTGGTGGTAGGGAACAAAAAAATTCTTATAGACAAGCTTTAAAAAACTTATATGAATCTCAAAATATTAAGACAAATCTTTTTAATCAAGGTTTGGAAGAAGAATTTGTTCCTGAAGATTTCAAATTCTAA